The following proteins are encoded in a genomic region of Pikeienuella piscinae:
- a CDS encoding glycosyltransferase, with translation MKILFVHENFPAQFGAFGRWLSGRGWDARFATAWRGGEPNDPRFLRYAAHRGPTEGVHPYAANLEKAAINGQAAARAFIEARANGYAPDIVMAHSGWGSGMFARDIWPEARFVPYFEWWYEYPPPDDLSLGIHKSDLHAQLLQRVRNAPFLLDLEGADLAFCPTEFQAARFPAALRRQLTVMHDGIDCALHRPAERPVTVAAGLDLAAMPEIVTFITRGMEPHRGFPQFMRALSALQAARPGLHAIIGGEDRVSYGARLPEGESWKARMLAELDDTLDHARIHFVGLQPRAEYVKLLQASDAHVYLTADFVLSWSMLEAMAIGCPLIVSDCAPVREFMDEETGLFCGLHDQAALERRIAEALDHPETMRAKGAVARTAVMARCDRATIWPAKEKLLTSLL, from the coding sequence GCCGCTGGCTTTCCGGCCGGGGTTGGGATGCGCGCTTCGCCACCGCCTGGCGGGGCGGAGAGCCGAACGATCCGCGCTTCCTGCGCTACGCGGCGCACCGCGGCCCGACGGAGGGCGTTCATCCCTACGCCGCCAATCTGGAGAAAGCCGCGATCAACGGCCAGGCCGCGGCCCGCGCCTTCATCGAGGCGCGCGCGAACGGCTACGCCCCCGATATCGTCATGGCCCATTCCGGCTGGGGTTCGGGCATGTTCGCGCGCGACATCTGGCCGGAGGCGCGCTTCGTTCCCTATTTCGAGTGGTGGTACGAATATCCGCCGCCGGACGATCTCTCACTCGGGATCCACAAGTCGGATCTTCACGCCCAACTCCTGCAAAGAGTGCGGAACGCCCCTTTCCTGCTGGATCTGGAGGGCGCGGACTTGGCGTTCTGTCCGACCGAATTTCAGGCGGCCCGCTTCCCCGCCGCGCTTCGTCGACAACTGACGGTGATGCATGACGGCATTGATTGCGCCCTCCACCGCCCGGCCGAGCGCCCGGTGACGGTGGCCGCCGGGCTCGATCTTGCAGCGATGCCGGAAATCGTCACCTTCATCACGCGGGGGATGGAGCCGCATCGCGGCTTTCCGCAGTTCATGCGGGCGCTCAGCGCGCTTCAGGCGGCCCGGCCCGGCCTTCACGCGATCATCGGCGGCGAGGATCGCGTTTCCTATGGCGCGCGACTCCCCGAAGGCGAAAGCTGGAAGGCGCGAATGCTCGCCGAGCTCGACGACACGCTCGACCACGCGCGCATCCACTTCGTCGGCCTGCAGCCGCGCGCCGAATATGTGAAGCTGCTTCAAGCGAGCGACGCCCATGTCTACCTCACCGCCGATTTCGTCCTCTCCTGGTCGATGCTGGAGGCGATGGCGATCGGCTGCCCGCTCATCGTCTCCGACTGCGCGCCGGTGCGCGAGTTCATGGACGAGGAGACCGGACTCTTCTGCGGCCTCCATGACCAGGCGGCGCTTGAGCGGCGTATCGCGGAAGCCCTCGACCATCCGGAAACGATGCGCGCCAAGGGCGCCGTCGCCCGCACGGCGGTCATGGCGCGCTGCGATCGGGCGACGATCTGGCCGGCGAAAGAGAAGTTGCTCACGAGCCTGCTCTGA